The following are encoded in a window of Gopherus flavomarginatus isolate rGopFla2 chromosome 10, rGopFla2.mat.asm, whole genome shotgun sequence genomic DNA:
- the ORMDL1 gene encoding ORM1-like protein 1 isoform X1: MDLVCLRASTSAFALILCQIGHDGPENETKSKMNVGVAHSEVNPNTRVMNSRGMWLTYALGVGMLHIVLLSIPFFSVPVAWTLTNVIHNLGMYVFLHAVKGTPFETPDQGKARLLTHWEQLDYGVQFTSSRKFFTISPIILYFLASFYTKYDPAHFILNTASLLSVLIPKLPQLHGVRIFGINKY; the protein is encoded by the exons ATGGATCTAGTTTGCTTGCGGGCTTCGACGTCTGCCTTTGCCCTGATTCTATGTCAGATTGGCCACGATGGACCAGAAAACGAAACGAAG agcAAAATGAACGTAGGAGTTGCCCATAGTGAGGTAAATCCAAACACCAGGGTGATGAACAGTCGTGGAATGTGGCTGACATACGCACTTGGAGTTGGTATGCTTCATATTGTTTTGCTCAGCATTCCCTTCTTCAGTGTTCCTGTTGCATGGACTTTAACAAATGTGATTCACAATCTG GGAATGTATGTATTCTTACATGCAGTAAAGGGAACTCCttttgaaacacctgaccaggggaaagCCAGGCTGCTAACACACTGGGAGCAACTGGACTATGGAGTACAATTTACATCCTCACGAAAATTCTTCACAATCTCTCCAATAATTCT GTATTTCCTGGCAAGCTTCTATACCAAGTATGATCCAGCACATTTCATTCTAAACACAGCTTCTCTCTTGAGTGTGCTTATCCCCAAGTTGCCACAGCTTCATGGTGTAAGAATCTTTGGCATCAACAAATACTAA
- the ORMDL1 gene encoding ORM1-like protein 1 isoform X2, translated as MNVGVAHSEVNPNTRVMNSRGMWLTYALGVGMLHIVLLSIPFFSVPVAWTLTNVIHNLGMYVFLHAVKGTPFETPDQGKARLLTHWEQLDYGVQFTSSRKFFTISPIILYFLASFYTKYDPAHFILNTASLLSVLIPKLPQLHGVRIFGINKY; from the exons ATGAACGTAGGAGTTGCCCATAGTGAGGTAAATCCAAACACCAGGGTGATGAACAGTCGTGGAATGTGGCTGACATACGCACTTGGAGTTGGTATGCTTCATATTGTTTTGCTCAGCATTCCCTTCTTCAGTGTTCCTGTTGCATGGACTTTAACAAATGTGATTCACAATCTG GGAATGTATGTATTCTTACATGCAGTAAAGGGAACTCCttttgaaacacctgaccaggggaaagCCAGGCTGCTAACACACTGGGAGCAACTGGACTATGGAGTACAATTTACATCCTCACGAAAATTCTTCACAATCTCTCCAATAATTCT GTATTTCCTGGCAAGCTTCTATACCAAGTATGATCCAGCACATTTCATTCTAAACACAGCTTCTCTCTTGAGTGTGCTTATCCCCAAGTTGCCACAGCTTCATGGTGTAAGAATCTTTGGCATCAACAAATACTAA
- the OSGEPL1 gene encoding tRNA N6-adenosine threonylcarbamoyltransferase, mitochondrial isoform X3, whose protein sequence is MFWVQFFSRHASVQKILAISSVTRCTSKSVKHGRSVSLRSIFFNSVKYYPTKLVLGIETSCDDTAAAVVDDTGKILGEALHSQNEVHLKTGGIIPPVAQQLHRENIERIVKETLCVSGISLDELSAVATTVKPGLALSLGVGLEYSLKLVDKYKKPFIPIHHMEAHALTIRLINQVEFPFLVLLISGGHCILVVAQGVSDFLLLGQSVDIAPGDMLDKVARRLSLTKHPECCRMSGGKAIEHLAQQGNRLHYELGAPMRHHPNCNFSFSGLRSKATRIIMQKEKEEGLQEGHLLSCVTDIAAAVQHAVALHIAQRTHRAILFCIKSGILSQTNATLVVSGGVASNQYIRRALQIVTDATNFNLLCPPPRLCTDNGVMIAWNGIERMRAGLGVLNSTDGIRYEPNACYIIELLLELISQNELEKLPSRYQV, encoded by the exons ATGTTTTGGGTGCAG TTCTTTTCTAGGCATGCCTCTGTGCAGAAGATTTTAGCAATAAGCAGTGTAACCAGATGCACTTCAAAATCAGTTAAACATGGCCGGTCTGTGTCGTTAAGAAGCATTTTCTTTAACTCTGTCAAATACTATCCCACTAAATTAGTTCTGGGAATTGAAACCAGTTGTGATGATACAGCAGCTGCTGTGGTGGATGATACTGGCAAAATCttaggagaagctctgcattctCAAAATGAAGTCCATTTAAA AACAGGTGGGATTATTCCTCCAGTGGCACAGCAACTTCACAGGGAAAATATTGAGCGAATAGTAAAAGAAACACTCTGCGTCAGTGGAATCTCTCTCGATGAGCTCTCTGCTGTTGCAACTACTGTAAAGCCAGGACTCGCTTTAAGTCTCGGCGTGGGATTAGAATATAGTTTAAAATTGGTGGACAAGTATAAAAAACCTTTCATCCCTATCCACCACATGGAGGCACATGCACTTACAATTAGGCTGATAAACCAAGTGGAATTCCCTTTCTTAGTTCTTTTAATCTCTGGAGGCCACTGTATCCTGGTAGTAGCACAAGGAGTTTCAGATTTTCTTCTGCTTGGACAGTCAGTGGATATAGCACCAGGAGACATGCTTGACAAG GTAGCAAGAAGACTCTCTCTAACAAAGCACCCAGAGTGCTGCAGAATGAGTGGTGGGAAAGCTATAGAGCACTTGGCCCAACAGGGAAACAGGCTGCATTATGAACTCGGAGCTCCCATGCGACATCATCCTAACTGCAATTTTTCCTTTTCTGGACTTCGCTCCAAAGCCACTAGAATAATTatgcaaaaagaaaaggaagaag GTTTACAGGAGGGACACCTCCTGTCCTGTGTTACAGACATTGCTGCTGCAGTACAGCATGCAGTAGCACTTCATATTGCCCAGCGAACACACCGGGCCATTCTATTCTGCATAAAAAGTGGCATCCTATCACAAACAAATGCAACTTTG GTTGTATCAGGAGGAGTTGCAAGTAATCAGTATATCCGAAGAGCTCTGCAAATTGTAACAGATGCAACTAACTTCAATTTGCTGtgtcctcctcccagactctgtACTGACAATGGTGTTATGATTGCCTG GAATGGCATTGAAAGGATGCGTGCAGGTTTAGGTGTGTTAAATAGCACAGATGGCATACGCTATGAACCAAA
- the OSGEPL1 gene encoding tRNA N6-adenosine threonylcarbamoyltransferase, mitochondrial isoform X2, protein MFWVQFFSRHASVQKILAISSVTRCTSKSVKHGRSVSLRSIFFNSVKYYPTKLVLGIETSCDDTAAAVVDDTGKILGEALHSQNEVHLKTGGIIPPVAQQLHRENIERIVKETLCVSGISLDELSAVATTVKPGLALSLGVGLEYSLKLVDKYKKPFIPIHHMEAHALTIRLINQVEFPFLVLLISGGHCILVVAQGVSDFLLLGQSVDIAPGDMLDKVARRLSLTKHPECCRMSGGKAIEHLAQQGNRLHYELGAPMRHHPNCNFSFSGLRSKATRIIMQKEKEEGLQEGHLLSCVTDIAAAVQHAVALHIAQRTHRAILFCIKSGILSQTNATLVVSGGVASNQYIRRALQIVTDATNFNLLCPPPRLCTDNGVMIAWNGIERMRAGLGVLNSTDGIRYEPKASLGIDISERVGEVAIKVPSLEVSLNELSTINL, encoded by the exons ATGTTTTGGGTGCAG TTCTTTTCTAGGCATGCCTCTGTGCAGAAGATTTTAGCAATAAGCAGTGTAACCAGATGCACTTCAAAATCAGTTAAACATGGCCGGTCTGTGTCGTTAAGAAGCATTTTCTTTAACTCTGTCAAATACTATCCCACTAAATTAGTTCTGGGAATTGAAACCAGTTGTGATGATACAGCAGCTGCTGTGGTGGATGATACTGGCAAAATCttaggagaagctctgcattctCAAAATGAAGTCCATTTAAA AACAGGTGGGATTATTCCTCCAGTGGCACAGCAACTTCACAGGGAAAATATTGAGCGAATAGTAAAAGAAACACTCTGCGTCAGTGGAATCTCTCTCGATGAGCTCTCTGCTGTTGCAACTACTGTAAAGCCAGGACTCGCTTTAAGTCTCGGCGTGGGATTAGAATATAGTTTAAAATTGGTGGACAAGTATAAAAAACCTTTCATCCCTATCCACCACATGGAGGCACATGCACTTACAATTAGGCTGATAAACCAAGTGGAATTCCCTTTCTTAGTTCTTTTAATCTCTGGAGGCCACTGTATCCTGGTAGTAGCACAAGGAGTTTCAGATTTTCTTCTGCTTGGACAGTCAGTGGATATAGCACCAGGAGACATGCTTGACAAG GTAGCAAGAAGACTCTCTCTAACAAAGCACCCAGAGTGCTGCAGAATGAGTGGTGGGAAAGCTATAGAGCACTTGGCCCAACAGGGAAACAGGCTGCATTATGAACTCGGAGCTCCCATGCGACATCATCCTAACTGCAATTTTTCCTTTTCTGGACTTCGCTCCAAAGCCACTAGAATAATTatgcaaaaagaaaaggaagaag GTTTACAGGAGGGACACCTCCTGTCCTGTGTTACAGACATTGCTGCTGCAGTACAGCATGCAGTAGCACTTCATATTGCCCAGCGAACACACCGGGCCATTCTATTCTGCATAAAAAGTGGCATCCTATCACAAACAAATGCAACTTTG GTTGTATCAGGAGGAGTTGCAAGTAATCAGTATATCCGAAGAGCTCTGCAAATTGTAACAGATGCAACTAACTTCAATTTGCTGtgtcctcctcccagactctgtACTGACAATGGTGTTATGATTGCCTG GAATGGCATTGAAAGGATGCGTGCAGGTTTAGGTGTGTTAAATAGCACAGATGGCATACGCTATGAACCAAA